One window of the Alligator mississippiensis isolate rAllMis1 chromosome 5, rAllMis1, whole genome shotgun sequence genome contains the following:
- the LOC132250842 gene encoding uncharacterized protein LOC132250842 — MQLGDRDELVDFLVDTGAAHSVLTQKLKPLSKKTVPVVGVTGKAVTRPFLQPMTCNLGQAEVTHQFLYMPNCPVPLLGRDLLCKLQATLSFQDGQMFLTVPPEKGWHLQACLLGLLQEESTPDIPQPLLDAVVPWVWAGHRPGKAKNADPVKIQLLPGAQPPCVKQYPMRMEARKGLKPLVERFLEYGLLRECASAFNTPILPVKKPKSNEYRFVQDLRAVNKVVVSIYPAVPNPYTLLSALNPDHNWFTVIDLKDAFFCIPVEKGSQEIFAFEWEDPDTSIKTHLCWTVLPQGFKNSPTLFGNALSKDLRRLELPLSCALLQYVDYLLLTATTEASCLEGTICLLNFLGQQGYRVSRKKMQPISQKVTYLGFELQPGQRALLPERKEAICRLAPPITKKQLRGFLGTVGFCRIWIPNFGVIAKPLYEATHGDEKVLEWTEECEQAFCQLKQALIEAPALGLPDMSKPFSLFVHDRGGVAVGVLTQKLGSWQRPVAYFSKKLDFVSCGWPACLRAVAATCLLIQEAEKLTLGHEMIVYIPHAVLTVLEQKGGNWLTPGRMARYQAILLDKPEIKLAISRNVNPATLLPSMGDTPDLVHDCLQTLETVYSSRPNLRDRPLDKADLEFYTDGSSSIENGIRKSGYAIVTAQNVIEAGPLNPSVSAQKAELIAMTRALQLAANKTVNIYTGSKYVFLVLHAHGALWRERGLLDSQGTGIKHSKQIKALLKAVWEPKKVAIMHCKAPQKKNDDSSTKGNRFADATAKKAAKKPQTDLLPEVSNLLPLLPDLYQPVTPQYGEKDKQLIRKFQAKKGEHGWLVAKDGRIIIPAAWVHVVVKRAHHGTHYGPRALIRWISHYVTGVGLREAAKKVSETCEVCQRNNPRGRKETSGHQRIGNGPGEEWQVDFTELPRQQGMRYLLVFVDTFSNWVECFPCRTAQAREVVKALLREIIPRFGLPKGIGSDNGPHFIAQITQKVSEFLGISWHLHTPWRPQSSGKVERMNQTLKRHLAKICQEARLKWPEALPLDLLRVRVAPHSKLGLSPFEIMYAGTGRAADTEPVSYPGKSIITWKLRSCERLERGTT; from the exons atgcaactaggggacagagatgaattggtagattttctcgtcgatacaggtgctgcccattctgtcttaactcaaaaactgaaacctttaagtaaaaagactgtgccggtggtaggggttacagggaaggcagtaacacgacccttcctacagccaatgacctgtaatcttgggcaggccgaagttacccatcaattcttgtacatgccaaactgccccgttccccttttagggagagacctcctctgtaaactgcaagctacgttgtcgttccaggatgggcaaatgtttttaacagtgcctcctgaaaaggggtggcatttacaggcttgccttctcggccttctccaagaggaaagtacaccggatattcctcaacccctgctcgatgctgttgttccatgggtatgggcaggtcaccgacccgggaaggctaagaatgctgaccctgtgaagattcaacttttgccaggggcccagcctccatgtgtgaagcAATATCCAATgaggatggaagccaggaaaggactgaagccgttagttgaacggttcctggagtatggccttctccgtgaatgtgcatcagcttttaacacacccatcttgcctgtgaagaagcctaagagtaatgaatatcgtttcgtccaagacttgagagctgtaaataaagtggttgtgagtatatacccggccgtgcctaatccgtacaccttgctatctgctttgaacccagatcataattggtttacggttattgatttaaaagatgctttcttctgtataccggtagagaagggatctcaggaaatatttgcatttgaatgggaagacccagatactagcattaagactcatttgtgctggactgttttaccccaaggatttaaaaacagcccaaccttatttggcaatgcattaagcaaggatttacgcaggctagaattgccactatcctgtgctcttttgcaatatgtagattacttgcttttaacagccaccactgaagcaagctgcctggaaggaacaatttgcctccttaattttctgggtcaacaagggtatcgcgtttccaggaaaaagatgcagcccatatcccagaaagtcacatatttgggatttgaattacagcctggtcagagagccctgttgcctgaaagaaaagaagctatatgccggctggcacccccaataacaaagaaacaactacgaggatttttaggtacagtaggtttttgcaggatttggattccaaattttggggttattgcaaaacctctatatgaggcaacacacggagatgaaaaggtactcgaatggactgaagagtgtgagcaagcattctgccagttaaagcaggctctcattgaagcacccgccttaggactaccggacatgagtaagcctttttccctttttgtgcatgaccgaggtggggtagccgtgggagtcttaacacagaaattgggtagctggcaacgaccagtggcatatttttcaaaaaaattagactttgtgtcatgtggatggcctgcttgtctccgggctgttgctgctacctgtctgctaatacaagaagctgaaaaattaaccctaggccatgaaatgattgtatatattcctcatgcggtacttacagtcttggaacagaaaggagggaactggttaactccgggacgaatggctcgatatcaggccatcctcctagataagcctgaaataaaattagccatttctcgcaatgtaaatccagcaacactgctgccatctatgggtgacacaccagatcttgtgcatgactgtttgcaaacactggaaactgtttattcttcaagaccaaatttgagagacagacctcttgataaagctgacctggagttctacactgatggcagctcaagtatagagaatggaattcgaaaatctggatacgctatcgtgactgcacagaatgtgatagaagcaggacctttaaacccatctgtttcagctcaaaaggctgaactcattgctatgactcgggctttgcaattggcggccaacaaaactgtcaatatttatactggctctaaatatgttttccttgttttacatgctcacggagcgctatggagagagcgaggtctacttgattcacaaggaacaggcattaaacatagcaagcagataaaagccctccttaaggcagtctgggaaccaaaaaaagtagcgataatgcattgcaaagctcctcaaaagaaaaatgatgattcatccacaaaaggtaatcgatttgctgacgctacagcaaagaaagcagctaaaaaacctcagacagacttgctgcccgaagtaagtaatctgttacctctcctcccagacttataccagcctgtgacaccacagtacggggaaaaagacaaacaattgataagaaagtttcaagcaaagaagggggagcacgggtggctagtagcaaaggatggccgcattatcatcccagctgcctgggttcatgtggtagtgaagagagctcatcatggcacccactatggacccagggccctgataaggtggatcagtcactatgtaactggagtgggattaagagaggctgccaagaaggtatcagagacatgtgaggtctgccagagaaataacccaagagggagaaaagaaacttcaggacatcagagaataggcaatgggccaggagaagaatggcaggtggattttactgagttaccccggcaacaggggatgagatatctccttgtctttgtggacactttctctaattgggttgagtgcttcccatgtcggactgcccaagcccgagaggtggtcaaggcactcctacgagaaatcatacctcgcttcggacttccaaaaggaatagggtcagacaatggcccacatttcattgcacaaattactcaaaaggtttctgagttcctgggaatcagctggcatttacacaccccttggagaccccagtccagtggaaaagtggaacgtatgaatcagaccttaaaaagacaccttgcaaagatttgccaagaagcccgactcaaatggccagaggccctacccttggacctgttgcgagtaagggtcgcaccacattctaaattgggattaagcccatttgagataatgtatg caggtacgggacgtgctgcagacacagaaccagtctcctaccccggaaaatcgattattacctggaagttacgctcttgtgaaagattggaacgaggaaccacttag